The sequence gtattaccAATTTATAAACGGCGTGTATCGACTTATTATAGAAAAGTTGccaatttttatggaaaattatcGACTTATTATCAAAGAGCTATCGATATAAACTCGAATTTTGATAAATCGACGGTGAGAATTCgttgtcgataacaagccgatattaGAATAATAACTTATCGATATCTGCTATTACCGATAAaaaccgacgaagctcttcttaaaaagcccgaaaatatttttttcatttcacttctTTATCAAGCTCAGATTAACTTAAGAATATTTGTTTTTTAGGCGTTCCGATATATTTTTACGCATCGAATTTCAAGAGTATTTGGCACTCacgttttttatacccagctgtacttgtacacagggtattataactttgattggataacggttggttgtacaggtataaaggaatcgatatagatatagacttcctatatcaaaatcatcagtctcgaaaaaaatttgattgagctatgtccgtccgtctgtccgttaaaacgataacttgagtaaatattgagatacctacaccaaatttggtacacgaacgtatctggacccagaatatattggtgttcaaaatgagcaaaatcgtatgacaaccacgcccactttttatatatataacattttggaaaacacaaaaacctgattatttagtaaataatacaactagaatgttgaaatatgacgtatgggctgatattgagactcttgataaaaatttgaaaaaaaaaattttaaatgggcgtggcaccgcccacttgtgataaaatcaattttacaaatattattaatcataaatcaaaaatcgttaaacctatcgtaacaaaattcggcagagaggttgcctttactataagaatgctttgaagaaaaattaacgaaatcggttaaggaccacgcccacgacgtggacgaataaaataagctatatctttgcaaaaaagagctttatatcaatggtatatcatttcccaagtggatttataacaataaatagaaaaatcttcaaattttaaaaaatgggcgtggcaccaccccttttatgactaagcaatttcctatgtttcgggagccataactcgaagaaaaattaacggatcgtaataaaattgggtacacaaattttctataaaaccgctatagtaaaaaatatttctagtaaaaatggacgggatcggttaaagatcacggaaacttagatataaaacaagtttaaaagggtcatagactggaataataagatataacttagcaaaaaaatagttttgaatcaattatatttcacttatcaagttttattgtaagagaaaatgggaagacattttttttaaacgggcggtgccacgtgttatgtagaaatggAATTTAtcggaaatgaaatgtacaattaaagttcacactgagtatataatgttcagttacacacgaacttagacacctttacttgttttaaactatttttatttcacaTTTTCCGACTGATTGCTTTCAGATTCAACTACGCGACGCTGATCCCATGAAGCCAGCCATAATCGGTACACACTACATAGATCTTAAACAAATATCCAATGATGGTGATCGCGGCTTTCTACCCACTTTCGGTCCTTCTTTCATACATCTCTATGGCTCTACGCGTGATTATACCCTACTCGATCAACACTCCAATCTAAATACGGGCTTGGGTGAAGGTGTAAGCTATCGCGCACGTTTGCTACTTGCTATACGCACAGAAATTACAGATAACATGGAGATGACCACGGAGAAGAATGTAGAACTCGAGCCCGCTTATCCCATAACAGAATCATCCTATTCACGCAATGAAGAATTTTTCCTTTTTGGTTCTATTATAGAGGCGTCAATGTTGGATAAGAAAGTTAGCGATAAGACAGTATTTTTTGAATTGAGTATGGGCAATGCAGGTAATTCATTAGATGGTCATAATGAGAGTTTCTCAACGGCCACTGAAGATGGTGAAGAAGGTTGTGTGCTCGATACTGTAGATACTACTTCTTTTAGCAGCGTTACAAATGCCTGCAAACCAATTAGTCACGATAAGTCACATTATTATTTGCCCTATTGGGACTATAAGCCATGCATGGATGTAAGGTGTACGCTGCCAGATCTTCGGAGGCGTATGTATAATAGCAATATGTTGGCGAAAATGTCGGAGAAGTTGGTAAGTGAAAATTGCGTTTGACGTAATTTTAAAACGTGATTTTAACTCAAACGTTTACTTTTCAGGAAGAGGGTTTGtcaaagacaaaaaaattaattgaggaTGAAGATATAAAAGCTGAAGTACGCTTACGCACCACACTCGAGGATCTGGCATCAGCTTGTATGCGCTACACGAGCATAACTAAAGCTAATTCGACGGGTCCAGGAAGTGGTAAGACAAAACTGGATAAAGAGCGCATGAAGCTTTGTCAAAGTGAGATAGTAAGTTGTGCTTTTCGTTGTGATTTTCGGAGTATGGGCCTTTGGTAATAACTCACAATCAATGTCTACTCTAGGAAAATTTATGTAATCTAGCACGCAATCTACGCGCACTCGTCACGCGCAGCTCATTGAAAGAGCGCTATAAAACCGCCCATACGTTCCAGCAGAAGCTTAAGTTTCTCATCGAAGATGTAAGTTGAGATCGCGACTCATCTTTATAAGGTTGTGCTACGCAATATAGGTACTTAGCCTAAgttaaattttgtataggaaaAGGTCTCGTCGCATGTCGAAAAAGGTAGAATACTAATTAGCTGAAACATCACTCACAAAAGTGTATACCTTGAAAAGACTCCGTCGGCCCTCATCAAATTGTTTGCGACAAACTGGTTTCTACATtgcgccatcttcagtgtaattgtTTATTCGCAAGTGCAAAAAACTGTAAACATCCATAAAAATTCACTTAGCTAATTTGATGTTTTATTGCCTTCCCAATTGTAGATTAGGGCGACTTTTCATCATCTCTTGTTAAATTTAGTTTGAAGAAAGTCCAATTTCGACGTCATGCCGTCATGTCAATAACATTTTTAGTTcgtgaacagttagaaagagtgaTAAACTTATTCCTTATAAAGTTGTGAAGAGTCTAGTTTCGGCGCCGTGAACTCTCCTACAGGAAAGCATCAGCCAGGACCCCGTAAACCAAGCAGTGGATCGAGGAGAACGGCATCCTTAAATCATAACGGTAGATCTGTTCCTCATGCATTGGCCCGCGACCATTGCAAGAGTTCGTAAGAGAGAGTCATTCAATCAAAAGGTCGAAGCTAGAGTTGTGCAGTTGAGGGATTCGTAATCCCAAAAGCAGCGGAGCTTTCTGCACTCAGGCTTACGACTGAAGATAAGTAGCATAAAAGCAAAAGCCCCATCGCCTTTACATAAGTGAGGAAAGACAATATCCGTGAAAGCGCCCCTTTCGCTTAGCCAGCCAGCAAGAGTAGAGATGTGTACCTAAAAGTTGatatccactcccgctggcttaCAGGCGCCTTTTTATATACCGTTTATAGAGGCGCATCAaataaacacaaacaaatatttaacaCTTCCGCTAGTTTTCGTTGGCTTTTGATCATCAGCTGATGATTGCCCACACACATTTTCTATATTCTTTCATAGTATGGATCGTACATATTATTGAAACGCCGAATTATTCGCCGAGAAATTGAGTTATTGAGACTTTTCGTTGACTTAGCGAGAAGTCCTAATGGATGGCTTCTATCCCAGCTGCAAAGACGAGCAGGATATCGAATGTGTTGAACACTCTTAGCAAATACTCTTATTCCACCATGTCACTAATGGAATGTCGGAGGAGGCGCTCCATTGACTGTTAAGTAGGCTTAGTGCGACTGAATTCGAGGACGCTGGACGCCACGTTAGACATATTGTGCAACTCCCTGCATTTCTTGCGGAGCAAGGGCTTTAGCCTATATAAGTAAACAACTGGCCAGGTGGCCTTAAACAACATATCTGAATTGTCTTATTCTTTTCCATGACCGAAGCTTATTGAGTCTGGATATATTGGTAAACAGGCAATACTAATTAAAGTGGGAAATAATCGACCCATACTTGATGCGCACATGGGTCAAAGACGACTCAACATTTTTGTAGGGCCGAATTTAGGCGAAGACCAATACCTGTGTCATGCGAAGGCAGAGACtatatgtttttattttcacCTATTGCGCAATCTTCTATGACCTGATTTTGAGGTGAACCCATTTCTGGTTGTTGatttaaatttcaccacattcCTTCAGCCTCAACACTCGTTGCCGGATATATTTTTATGGCTCATTGCAAATGGTAAACGTTATGCCTATCATCGCATGTGTGCACGAGAGCTCATTTACTCCAACACCGAGGAGGAGTGTGGCGTACATTGTGGTAAAATACAGACGCTCTTTCTACGGCTACCTGGGAAGCAATCAATGGGTTCTGCGAGCTGGTTTATACAAGCTAAACTTTCAATATTTTTGTGGCTGGGTGTTGTCGGTCATAAGGAACATTTCTTCGAGGGTTTGCCCATTGGTTATGATTTATCGCATGAGCTGCGTAATGCGGAAAGGCCGGGAGCTATGGCACCCAATAATATACATTATTTGGAAAAGTCGGTAAGTTTTGTAGAGAATAAATATTGCTACAGTTCAAGAGGTGCAACAAGTTCATTTATTTCCTTAAGACTTTTCAACTGCGTGCGCACATTTATCAGGCACGTTCGCTTATCGGTTCCGACTCCTCAGGCTTGAGTGATCCTTATGCTACCGTCTATATCACTGAATTCGCCAAAACCACGCAAGTTATCGAGGAGACGCTCAGTCCTACTTGGGATGAATTGTTGGTATTTGATGAAATTCTTGTATTTGGCACCAAAGATGAGATCAAAAAAGACCCACCCACTATTATCATTGAGATTTATGATCAAGACAAAGTTGGTAAATCTGAATTTATTGGACGTGCTATTGCCAAGCCGCGCGTGAAGTTGCGTGAAAACGCCTACAATACACCCACGCTGGAATGGTTTGATATCGTGCGTGGTCATGAGAATGCCGGCGAGTTATTGTCAGCTTTTGAAATGTTGGAAATCGGTTCAACCGATATGCCACGTCTCACCGAACCAAAACTGGTAACGAGTACTCAACAAGAGAAAATCAAAGACAAAAATGCGCCACCGCCGCCGGGTACAATCTTGCCGGTGCCCAAGGAAGTACGTCCACACCTGGCCAAATTCAAGTTAGAAGTGCTATTTTGGGGTTTGCGTGATCTTAAGCGCGTGCATTTAATGTCTGTCGACAAACCGCGCATTGATGTTGAATGTTCGGGTAAAATATTGAGTTCGAATATCATACAGAATGCAAAAAAGAATCCGAACTTTCCAAGCATGTTGAAGTCCATCGAATTGGAGTTACCTTTGGAGGAAACCTATGCACCACCAATTACCATACGCTGCGTGGACTGTCGGTCATTTGGCCGTTACACTTTGGTCGGCACACATCAAATCACCTCCATACATCGTTACATCTATAAACCACCACCTAAAGAGgatataacaaaatacaaaaccatAGGAGGACAAATTATTCTCTCGGCACCAATGAACGATGAGAGCCTGAGTAATCTTGTGGATGGCTTTAATATGCAAGCGATAATTGCCGCCAATGCCCAGCATGCGAATATGAAAGACTATTATGCTAATCGACGTTCATCGTGTGATCAATTTACACTCTATGGGGCTGCATGCGTGACAAAACTGTAAGACCACTAGATATTTTGGTGAATCATGTTTGATTTTTTATGTGTTTTATCTTTTTCCACAGTGCCAAAAAACAATCATCCAAGAAGAAATCATTGCCAATGGGCAATCCAAATGAAATCGTTACAGAGCAAGATAAAGACGATGAGCTGAGCCGTGATTGGTGGACGAAGTATTTTTGGTCTTTTGAGCGTTTGATTGATttaacaaaaacagaaaaaaaacatACCTCCGACAAGTTTTTAGCCCCGCCGCCCAATGTTATGAATCCAAATACACAGAAGTCTGGTATTAAGGGTCCCAAGTTTGTACAAAAGTTGAGTCCGAAAGCTATGGCTGGTGTTGCACGTGGCAAGCAGGATAACAGCAGCGGAAAGGTGTCGCCAAATCAGCAAATGAATCGGGGCAACTTAAACTCAACGGCTGTGTGTCAGGTAACGAACACCTTTTTATACCCAGCAGTGCTAGTATTAATCGTATgtgtttcaattattttttttttccccgACCTAAAATAACATGTCAAATAACCCACATAATCCCAAAATTATATCGAATTCATACCGAAAGTAATACCTATCCGATTTTGAATTAGTACCCAAATAATTCCAAAAGCTATGTACTTCTTAACTACTTGTTTAGACATCTGAACTTAAGTTGAACGAGCAGGATCCACATTCTTAACCCCTACCATACTATAACAGGACCATGCGTCTAGAAATCGGTATAGTGTTGTCTTTAGTGCCGGCTTTTTCACATATCTTCGGCCCATTGAGCTGGTTGGCCTGTGTTGACGCTAATAAGTGCTGTGTATTTGCTTAGCTCGAGAAGGAATCTCGTTCCTTTCTTGTCCAAAGACGTCCACAAAGTCCTTTAGACTTTACAATCTTCCTGATTGGTCCGTAGCAGGTTTTTTGCCCAGTGGTAGGCGTAAAGTCCTGTATGTCGCGTTCATATGCAATTTGGGCTCTTTCCTGGCCATCTCATCATATTTCCTATGACTTGCAGCGGGGCTCGATGCTTCTGCACGATATCCGATTTTTTCCTAGTTTAAATCGAAGACCTTTATTGATGCCTGGTCTTTACTTTAATGTGATAGATTGGTTTAGCCGCCCTACCTCTTCCAGGAAGACACTGCGGGAGGCAGAGCGGTGATACGACTAATTGACCCGTAGATACTTAGAGTATAGGCCAATCTCAGATTAAGTGCTGTGATGAACTACAAACGTAAACGAGGTATCATGTAAGAAGGACCGCAGCTTTATGTACAAAGGCAGTAGGAAAGCGAAAGATAGGAGTATTCTCCCTATTCAGTATTCTACAGACAGGCAGGAACTTAACGGAGATTCCTGCAAGGTAAGTTAGCGGCAGCTGATGAAATCGGGAAGAGAAGGGCAGAGAAGAGCACAGGGAGGTTGTAGTTAGAGAGGCAAATGCTGGATTCAATTAATGAGTAATGGAGTTGAAACAACTACCAACCACCTGATCAATAAGGGAAGGGCAGTAGCTAAGCAGTAGTACGCAGTGGCGGATTTAAATCAGCTAGCGGCCAGCAGATGGAGAGCATGGCAATTCAGTAGCGGAGCAGCGACCATGCGATATCGGTGACGGTGAGAGTAAAGTAGTATGTTACCTTAAAATTACTTTCGCGATTTTTGGCTTCGTAGACTGCAGATACTATGGGGACGATGCTGAGTCTCCCGCTTAATACCACCGCATCACAGTCAATACTACTACTACGTTACTATGCTCATATTCTAGGGGACAACCGGAGTTACAACGTTACTTATCAACGAATTCATCTCTCCCGGTAAGTTTTCCACTCATTTTTTGGGCTTAAACGTGTCCTTCTTCCTTCATGCTAATAAAAGTATGATTGTAAACTTCAGCTGATCGCTGCCTATTCTTTCCGCCAGGGGATCATCTTCCTCAATCGGTATGCAGCATCTAGGACTGCTCTTAGTTTATTATCTTCGACCTTGTTGACTGTTTATCTTAATTTATTTATCCTGGCTCGCAGACCACACCCTTATCGAGCTCATTCACTCGACGCTTACCTCGTAATCTAGGTCCGAGTCATCACTCGTTCTTTCCTGGCTTCCGACCTGGTTCCGATGGCCCGTTATCAAGAAGGCTGCGTTCAAATACAGCTGTACATGCCCGTGGCTGCATATCGTCCAATATACACAGTTCACATACCACCCTACTTTGGGATAGTTGGCAGTTATTAGTCACTGACCCCAGCCGAGTATAATGGCGTTGGATTGTTTTTTGACCAAGAACTGTCAAGTCTCTTCTTCTTCCTTTAGCAGTGCTTCACGCCATTCAGTACCTTCTAACGCAAGtcgaaggaaacttgcagtttcaacagggttcaATCTTATAGGCATTGGTGTTAGAAGCCAACTACCGAATTACTAATGCAGAATGTTATGAGGACAAGCCGTGTATAATATTTGAGAtctaaaagcaacaacaacatttcgTCTTACCGTTCTTTCTTACGTTTTTCTGTCAGTCGTCCTTCAGACTCCATCGAGTACTTGCTATATAATTTCTTTGCTTTTCCTTTCCAACACAGATCTACCCCAACGAACTGGAAGCACAACCAGATTATAATTACTTCCGCGAATGGTTACACTCTTTTGCGCTTTATCGTGGCAAAAAGACCGGAGATTCCACCGAAGATGACAATCGCACTGTAGGCTTCTTTAAGGGTGCCATAAAAGTTTACAAACTACCACCGCCTAAAGGCACTGAGCTGCCCATACCTAACTTACCCGCCAATGATCCTCTACATGTACTTGTACGTATTTATATTATCAAAGGCACAGATTTACATCCGATGGATTTGAATGGTAAAGCTGATCCTTATGTTGTTCTACAATTGGGAAATAAGCGCATATCAGATAAGGAGAATTATGTAAGCAAGCAATTGAATCCAATTTTTGGTAAATGTTTTGAGGTGGAAGCCACATTTCCGCAAGACTCAATGTTGACGGTGCAAGTATTGGATTGGGATTTGGTCGGTTCAGATGATTTGATAGGCGAGACAAGAATCGATTTGGAGAATCGTTATTATAGTAAACATCGCGCAACATGCGGTTTGGCTCTGAGATATGAAGTGTAAGTGGTTATGAATGATTTCTCTCTCAGTTATTGAAGTCACGTGAGAGAAATCGAAGGCAATTATGTGACAGAGAAAGgagcttaagcgccaaatacacgacatgaacatttccgcgaacattccgcaatcttgttcgcaactttggccatacaccatacgaacttttggccgaacattagttctctttcagacagcgatgaatacggacaacaattgtgctgcagcaatattgctcgctgtggcaattaagcgtaaaaaaaagagagaagatcccaaaaaaagaatttggtgcaaagaatggtttaaaaaacgagcagttcttggacaaagtgagcttattaaagaactggaattcacgtcacaaaatgattttaaaaattacgttcgtatgagcaaggcaacatttgaccaactttttcaaaaaattttgccactcataacgaaacgggatacaacaatgagagaagcgattccccctcatcaccgccttgctttaactttgcgctttctatctagtggcaatagctttgaagacttaaaatttttggcagcaattgcgcccgcaaactacttattttttttataactgtatcctttgtggcatcaggatctatttcttttaatttttcgattaaagtcgcataatcattattctttttaattctattacaataatctttgctttttacttgccacaatgatggcaaagatttatacatttcaataaattcactcagaaattttttattgtcaattttacttttccgcgcacgtctgttccgttcagaaattactacgattatgagctatttcgccatacacgcacgaacagttcgcgcaaatgttcgccaaaaattaaaatattttgatttttggcgaacatttgcgcgaactggcaaacaccaccatacacgacagaaaaggtcgcagaaatatgacataacgggaatgttcgcggaaatgttcgtgtcgtgtatttggcgctttactctGAAAATTAGATTTTGAATTATATGAGATAACAGTTTATAATCCAAGTATAATCCAGCCTCCTTACAAATTTGGTTTTAGTGTTGTTGTGATCGCAAAACATTCTTTAAAGGCTTAGGCAGAGTCACACGTGCCCGCGCAGTCCTTTTCCCGTTATAAATCCGGAATGCTGCGGTAAAGGGTTTCAATCCGCCGGCATCCATAACACTTtaaaaatcttcggggagtgttttgggggttacatcaacaacaacaagctgGTATTTTTTTAGTCAAGTCTCAGTAGCAACACGATCGGTAGTCTCTTCGATTCAGACTTGATTCAGGCATAATCAATATGAGTTGAGCATGGAGTCCCGTTAAGGGTAAAGCACCTCTTCCCATATTATATGATGTCAATTCTTATGAGACTTTATCGCTGAAATACATTTAGGGTTTGAAATCTGTGCGTGTTAGCAGTAATAGAGGTTTATTCTTCTCTTTCGTTGTCTTCTTGCAGTGATGAGGAGACTACCCAAGGGTTTTGGGGGGTTCTATCGATACCTATGGTTTTTTTCCGATAATAATCTTGAATATTCCGGTACAtaccaccattaaggtactagtcgaGCATCTTTTCGCCTCCTTCCGTAAGAAGCTTGGGGCCGCCAAATCCTCGCCGGCTTAATAAACAGGATTTGCTATCTGCAGATGAGGTTGAAAACTGGTTTGGTGAAACTGCGCTGGCCACCGCTTGAACTCCTAATGCTCTAGGTCATAGTGGTGTACCTGCGAGCAATGAGCCGACGAACTAGAGAGGAAGGCTACTGCACAGACTGAACAAAACCGGCTAAATGACATTTCCCCTCCTTCTGGTTTGTGCCTTTTTTCACCATGTGAGGTGTCCATGTGAAACCTGGACCCTCGTAAGTCCACaaatcaataatttatgttgttgttgtaactgcaagaATACTCCCCGAA is a genomic window of Eurosta solidaginis isolate ZX-2024a chromosome 4, ASM4086904v1, whole genome shotgun sequence containing:
- the LOC137251077 gene encoding otoferlin-like isoform X1; its protein translation is MSLTVKIVQFQLPKAKSNLIASVEFRGVSHITPELSADTNVIDVNQSFIWPLARPATDEEPLIVELRTQTTKTLLRTGLSHASGGLMGSGGSSGSGGSMSGIISSSSKCVGQYIVLMQGLIKSGYIRIEDQMVDISSNKPIQALIVFEARYTSPDDAAGNFEPTNLVRPIQEQQNISFSSQSLDDDQQMLLDIEQNIANLERSLNRESGGHHASSGAGSASSGNESQQQQGGTQKKRHLLRRVMTAAQHSTTGVTSSRQRIELKFDKFGKSPTTGRSSSITTLLTTTTNANAKTTTIATATTAGFAGGSSSSASALDAAMRASKQQQPKEKKLTMRAVRNIMRLGRGRQTSQSRDSSTEDEGRSPLIFETDAGPTTATSATEPETEDGLHARRLALEGLDAGGGIPLNAAGGDSGQSNQSSDVEQLEHYDKGKMIKSMTRAADHLKSQDFQVCITIIEARQLPGLNMDPVVCIQVGDQKKYTSVKESTNCPYYNEYFVFDFHMPPVMLFDKIITLSVIQARKFLRSGTLVGSFKIDLSTVYDAPDHQFYHKWALLSDPDDFYSGPKGYLKCDIGIIGKGDTVKVPQKSEKDPDDIEANLLLPVGVPIERQRAKFIVKIYRADGLPRMNSSIMANVKKAFTGESKDLVSPYVQVSFAGLLGKTTVKKNAYAPVWNEQLVFTEMFPPLCQRIKIQLRDADPMKPAIIGTHYIDLKQISNDGDRGFLPTFGPSFIHLYGSTRDYTLLDQHSNLNTGLGEGVSYRARLLLAIRTEITDNMEMTTEKNVELEPAYPITESSYSRNEEFFLFGSIIEASMLDKKVSDKTVFFELSMGNAGNSLDGHNESFSTATEDGEEGCVLDTVDTTSFSSVTNACKPISHDKSHYYLPYWDYKPCMDVRCTLPDLRRRMYNSNMLAKMSEKLEEGLSKTKKLIEDEDIKAEVRLRTTLEDLASACMRYTSITKANSTGPGSGKTKLDKERMKLCQSEIENLCNLARNLRALVTRSSLKERYKTAHTFQQKLKFLIEDPQHSLPDIFLWLIANGKRYAYHRMCARELIYSNTEEECGVHCGKIQTLFLRLPGKQSMGSASWFIQAKLSIFLWLGVVGHKEHFFEGLPIGYDLSHELRNAERPGAMAPNNIHYLEKSTFQLRAHIYQARSLIGSDSSGLSDPYATVYITEFAKTTQVIEETLSPTWDELLVFDEILVFGTKDEIKKDPPTIIIEIYDQDKVGKSEFIGRAIAKPRVKLRENAYNTPTLEWFDIVRGHENAGELLSAFEMLEIGSTDMPRLTEPKLVTSTQQEKIKDKNAPPPPGTILPVPKEVRPHLAKFKLEVLFWGLRDLKRVHLMSVDKPRIDVECSGKILSSNIIQNAKKNPNFPSMLKSIELELPLEETYAPPITIRCVDCRSFGRYTLVGTHQITSIHRYIYKPPPKEDITKYKTIGGQIILSAPMNDESLSNLVDGFNMQAIIAANAQHANMKDYYANRRSSCDQFTLYGAACVTKLAKKQSSKKKSLPMGNPNEIVTEQDKDDELSRDWWTKYFWSFERLIDLTKTEKKHTSDKFLAPPPNVMNPNTQKSGIKGPKFVQKLSPKAMAGVARGKQDNSSGKVSPNQQMNRGNLNSTAVCQIYPNELEAQPDYNYFREWLHSFALYRGKKTGDSTEDDNRTVGFFKGAIKVYKLPPPKGTELPIPNLPANDPLHVLVRIYIIKGTDLHPMDLNGKADPYVVLQLGNKRISDKENYVSKQLNPIFGKCFEVEATFPQDSMLTVQVLDWDLVGSDDLIGETRIDLENRYYSKHRATCGLALRYEVCGYNQWRDPMKPTQILSKLCKENKLDTPHYFQDRVAIGKYCMTFSDEEVIAWNGPTTCRNRDEHLALATLHRWNEIPRVGCKIVPEHIESRPLYNSEKPGIEQGKIEMWVDMFPMDMPLPGPPVDISPRKPKEYVLRIVIWNTDDVVLEDDAFFTGEKMSDIYVKGWLTGPQDMQSTDIHYRSLTGEGNFNWRFIFPFEYLAAEERIVLSRRESIFSWDETEVKIPARLELQVWDADHFSADDFLGAISFNLNRFPRGAKTSKLCTLDMLKSDTTVPTVNIFKQKRVRGWWPFYVKKQNEEMELTGKVEAEFHLLTKEEAEQNPAGYGRSEPDPLEKPNRPDASFMWFLNPLKSIRYIVWHNYKWAILKGLLILGILLFLLLFVYSLPGYSVKRLLGA
- the LOC137251077 gene encoding otoferlin-like isoform X4, giving the protein MLLDIEQNIANLERSLNRESGGHHASSGAGSASSGNESQQQQGGTQKKRHLLRRVMTAAQHSTTGVTSSRQRIELKFDKFGKSPTTGRSSSITTLLTTTTNANAKTTTIATATTAGFAGGSSSSASALDAAMRASKQQQPKEKKLTMRAVRNIMRLGRGRQTSQSRDSSTEDEGRSPLIFETDAGPTTATSATEPETEDGLHARRLALEGLDAGGGIPLNAAGGDSGQSNQSSDVEQLEHYDKGKMIKSMTRAADHLKSQDFQVCITIIEARQLPGLNMDPVVCIQVGDQKKYTSVKESTNCPYYNEYFVFDFHMPPVMLFDKIITLSVIQARKFLRSGTLVGSFKIDLSTVYDAPDHQFYHKWALLSDPDDFYSGPKGYLKCDIGIIGKGDTVKVPQKSEKDPDDIEANLLLPVGVPIERQRAKFIVKIYRADGLPRMNSSIMANVKKAFTGESKDLVSPYVQVSFAGLLGKTTVKKNAYAPVWNEQLVFTEMFPPLCQRIKIQLRDADPMKPAIIGTHYIDLKQISNDGDRGFLPTFGPSFIHLYGSTRDYTLLDQHSNLNTGLGEGVSYRARLLLAIRTEITDNMEMTTEKNVELEPAYPITESSYSRNEEFFLFGSIIEASMLDKKVSDKTVFFELSMGNAGNSLDGHNESFSTATEDGEEGCVLDTVDTTSFSSVTNACKPISHDKSHYYLPYWDYKPCMDVRCTLPDLRRRMYNSNMLAKMSEKLEEGLSKTKKLIEDEDIKAEVRLRTTLEDLASACMRYTSITKANSTGPGSGKTKLDKERMKLCQSEIENLCNLARNLRALVTRSSLKERYKTAHTFQQKLKFLIEDPQHSLPDIFLWLIANGKRYAYHRMCARELIYSNTEEECGVHCGKIQTLFLRLPGKQSMGSASWFIQAKLSIFLWLGVVGHKEHFFEGLPIGYDLSHELRNAERPGAMAPNNIHYLEKSTFQLRAHIYQARSLIGSDSSGLSDPYATVYITEFAKTTQVIEETLSPTWDELLVFDEILVFGTKDEIKKDPPTIIIEIYDQDKVGKSEFIGRAIAKPRVKLRENAYNTPTLEWFDIVRGHENAGELLSAFEMLEIGSTDMPRLTEPKLVTSTQQEKIKDKNAPPPPGTILPVPKEVRPHLAKFKLEVLFWGLRDLKRVHLMSVDKPRIDVECSGKILSSNIIQNAKKNPNFPSMLKSIELELPLEETYAPPITIRCVDCRSFGRYTLVGTHQITSIHRYIYKPPPKEDITKYKTIGGQIILSAPMNDESLSNLVDGFNMQAIIAANAQHANMKDYYANRRSSCDQFTLYGAACVTKLAKKQSSKKKSLPMGNPNEIVTEQDKDDELSRDWWTKYFWSFERLIDLTKTEKKHTSDKFLAPPPNVMNPNTQKSGIKGPKFVQKLSPKAMAGVARGKQDNSSGKVSPNQQMNRGNLNSTAVCQIYPNELEAQPDYNYFREWLHSFALYRGKKTGDSTEDDNRTVGFFKGAIKVYKLPPPKGTELPIPNLPANDPLHVLVRIYIIKGTDLHPMDLNGKADPYVVLQLGNKRISDKENYVSKQLNPIFGKCFEVEATFPQDSMLTVQVLDWDLVGSDDLIGETRIDLENRYYSKHRATCGLALRYEVCGYNQWRDPMKPTQILSKLCKENKLDTPHYFQDRVAIGKYCMTFSDEEVIAWNGPTTCRNRDEHLALATLHRWNEIPRVGCKIVPEHIESRPLYNSEKPGIEQGKIEMWVDMFPMDMPLPGPPVDISPRKPKEYVLRIVIWNTDDVVLEDDAFFTGEKMSDIYVKGWLTGPQDMQSTDIHYRSLTGEGNFNWRFIFPFEYLAAEERIVLSRRESIFSWDETEVKIPARLELQVWDADHFSADDFLGAISFNLNRFPRGAKTSKLCTLDMLKSDTTVPTVNIFKQKRVRGWWPFYVKKQNEEMELTGKVEAEFHLLTKEEAEQNPAGYGRSEPDPLEKPNRPDASFMWFLNPLKSIRYIVWHNYKWAILKGLLILGILLFLLLFVYSLPGYSVKRLLGA